In the genome of Hevea brasiliensis isolate MT/VB/25A 57/8 chromosome 14, ASM3005281v1, whole genome shotgun sequence, the window GTAGTCTATTGATCATGGTTAATTTACCAGGGTTTGATAGAGATCAATGAAGAAAAGTACATAAAATTCTAGGGACAAGATGCTGCAATAGAGAATTGGGGATGAATTCTCAAAACAGGGATCAGAGGTTGAAGGAGGCTGCTCAGGCAGGAGATATCGATGCCTTGTATGGTCTAATCAGGCAGGATGCATTCGTCTTGGAACGCATAAAAGAGGTACCATTCATTGATACTCCATTACACAGCTGCATCAGCAGGGCACATTGAATTTGCGATGGAGATTGTGAACTTGAAGGCATCGTTCGCTAGGAAGCTAAACCAGGATGGCTTTAGCCCAATGCATCTGGCTTTACAACATGACAAAATCCTCATGGTGCTCTGGCTCCTAGATGTGGATGAAGGCCTCGCCCGTGTCAAAGGAAGAAGAGGTATGACTTCTTTGCATTATGCAACTGAACAAGGGAACATCCCAATTTTAACAGAGTTCTATGAAGCTTGCCCTGAATCCATTAAAGTTGTGACCTTTGAAGGCGACACTGCTTTGCATATTGCAGTAAAGAACAACCAGATGGAACCTTTCAGGTGCTAATGGGATGGCTTCAAAGGTCTGTGTTTGTAGTTGCcgcaatttgggaaagagaactcCTGAATTGGAAGAACAGGGAAGGCAACACTGTATTACACATTGCTGCTTCGAGCAATCAAAGACAGGAGTGGGACGCttgctttatttttttataatttccttATGTTAAGAGAATTTCCATTCCTTTTTCCTTGTTCTTCAAATGAgcattttgtaattttattggtAAATCGATACTGAGCTCACACATGCATATCGCCGGTGATCCATTGCTGCACAGGTCGTAAATCGAAACGTTTGTATATACCAAcataaagaatttgaatggtTCGACAGCGATGAACATCCTACGAGACCATGCACAATTCAGCGATAAAGAGCCCAGTAAAATGCAACACCTTCCCCCTTGCGGATATCTCACGGCGACAGGCCGATCTGGGAACTTAAAAGAGGAAGCTCTCGTTCTTATAGGCATGGGCAATAAGCTCAGCTAGTCGGGGAAAGAAGATACAGAGTGAACGGCGCAATGCACTACTAGTGGTTGATGCTTTTATAGCAACAATTACGTACCAGGCAGCACTAAGCCCATCCGTCGGTGTTTGGCAGGGAACTGCTGACATCAATTCACATCTACCAAACATGTTTCGTGCGGATACCTCTGCCACAAACACCATTCTCAGTGAAGCCAACCCATCACGTTATGTGGGTTCTAGTGTTATGGGCTCCCGCATTTTTTTGCTGTTCTGGTTGGCGAATACTGCTATCTTTGTGGTAACAATTCTCAGATGATGGGATTTGGGGTCCCAAGAGATCATTTGTGGACGATGTTTCCACGATCGGTGATATTGTTGTTTTCTTGCTACTCGTTTTCAATGTCGGTCATCTCACCAACTAAAGCTTggtcaaattttaattttattttgtttttagcaGTATTATTCCCACATTTTTTGGTTCGTCTGCTCTGGTTCTTTCTTCGTGGTCGCGGAGCTATGGGACTTAACAGTGGATTGCGGAGACGCCGTGTGCATATACACAGAAGAGAAGAATGATGGTAATAGATGGATTAATTCTGTGTTCATTTTAGTAATAATTATTGCTTCTCAAAGCCATCCCTAATCTGACCAGAACAATCACCAATACCCAATTTGAAACCAGTTCATTAGTGAATTTACAGTTAACAATCATTTGCATATGCTCTTAGCCAGCAAAGAAAGCTTCATGGACTTGATACATGGTAGACATTGTTTTGAGAAACCCAAACAACAGAACTAAAAGGATCAGATTTCCATGTTACTATGGGAGTGACTGTGCATGCTCAGGCTTGTGTGTGTACTCATAATCAAGGTGAACAAAGGCACGCTCTATCTCTGGCAGCAGCTCAAGCTTCACTTGTAAGGATTCCCCAATATCATGAGCCTCTTGCAAGGGCATGCTAGCAGGCAGTACAATATCAACCTCAACAAAGTAGTGAGATCCAAAAGTGTAAGCACGAACGGTATCGATGTGTCTAACTGCTTTGTGATGGTTCCAACAAAGGTATGTGAGCTTTTTCAGATAATCTGGAGTAGCTGATTTTCCAACAAGAGAATTCACATTTTCCAACACTGTCATTGACCATGTGCGAATGGTGTACAAGGCCAGCTGCAGCAATGTCAAACCTCACGTTATATGTATTTTGAGTTACAACTAAAGCTCTTACTATGCTAATTTCAATCATTAAATCAAGCCTTCGTCAATTTAAAGAATCAAGTCAGTGTTCTACACACATACGTATCTTGATGGGGTTCGGCTTCATATCATGAATAACAAAATCATTAACCAATTTATTGCCCCTTGTTGTTGTACAAGTCTAACAGCTCAGGGTTCACCATCCATTGTGTAGATAAAACAAAGTGACATGCCACGTTTACAGAGAGTACACAGTTTCCGGTGAAACCATTCGAAATGCTGAAATGCTCAAGTTAATAAATAGTAATCTTACCTACTGTCAACCCAATGATGGTCTGTAGCAGAGACTGAAATGCACTGAAAGCTACCAGATGGTACTTTCAAATAAGTAGAAGAGAACTATGCCAATTGCTAATGAAATGCGTATAATTTCATGCTCTATTAATTCATGTACAGTAATGGAGAAAATGATAACAGGAAGGAGGGACAGAGCAGGAGGGAGGTGGGCTGTACTCACAATTATAGCCCCAACAGGGTCCATCCAATCTTCCATGTAATTAGCAAGAAGTGCAGCAATAAGGCCAATGATATTTGTAACCACATCAAAAAAATGATCTTGGGCATAAGCTTTGACGATCTCATTGGTAAAAGAGCGGCAATAAACCATCAGCAAAAGTTTTACCAAAGTCACCGAAAGCATAATGCCCACAACCCAACGCTCTTGCTCTTTGGTCAAATCAAATTCATTCTCCTGAAAAGAGCATTAGAATAAACGTGTGAGGATGGATATCCTTTCAAGCACATCCAGGAGTtcctatatttttcattttttcccCAATCTTACTGATAAGCAAATGTTACATTCGCTAATGGATATAGCATTCATACAGACTAGGAATTTGATCAGGGTCCACTTACATCAGATGACAATGTGCGTACTGATTCCAAGATTATCTGCAGTCCCAGAGTTGCCATT includes:
- the LOC110664802 gene encoding metal tolerance protein 11 isoform X2 → MVEPVNHENDEELSLLPLNSSCDGSWRLNFDGYQLSAEQKEKKPPRGLHDCYGVLGPEDDVAEYYQQQVEMLEGFNEMDALAERGFIPGMSKEEQEDLARSENFAIRVSNFANMVLFAAKVYASIRSGSLAIIASTLDSLLDLLSGFILWFTAFTMQTPNPYQYPIGKKRMQPLGILVFASVMATLGLQIILESVRTLSSDENEFDLTKEQERWVVGIMLSVTLVKLLLMVYCRSFTNEIVKAYAQDHFFDVVTNIIGLIAALLANYMEDWMDPVGAIILALYTIRTWSMTVLENVNSLVGKSATPDYLKKLTYLCWNHHKAVRHIDTVRAYTFGSHYFVEVDIVLPASMPLQEAHDIGESLQVKLELLPEIERAFVHLDYEYTHKPEHAQSLP
- the LOC110664802 gene encoding metal tolerance protein 11 isoform X1, whose protein sequence is MVEPVNHENDEELSLLPLNSSCDGSWRLNFDGYQLSAEQKEKKPPRGLHDCYGVLGPEDDVAEYYQQQVEMLEGFNEMDALAERGFIPGMSKEEQEDLARSENFAIRVSNFANMVLFAAKVYASIRSGSLAIIASTLDSLLDLLSGFILWFTAFTMQTPNPYQYPIGKKRMQPLVGPPSTSGILVFASVMATLGLQIILESVRTLSSDENEFDLTKEQERWVVGIMLSVTLVKLLLMVYCRSFTNEIVKAYAQDHFFDVVTNIIGLIAALLANYMEDWMDPVGAIILALYTIRTWSMTVLENVNSLVGKSATPDYLKKLTYLCWNHHKAVRHIDTVRAYTFGSHYFVEVDIVLPASMPLQEAHDIGESLQVKLELLPEIERAFVHLDYEYTHKPEHAQSLP
- the LOC110664802 gene encoding metal tolerance protein 11 isoform X3, with product MLEGFNEMDALAERGFIPGMSKEEQEDLARSENFAIRVSNFANMVLFAAKVYASIRSGSLAIIASTLDSLLDLLSGFILWFTAFTMQTPNPYQYPIGKKRMQPLVGPPSTSGILVFASVMATLGLQIILESVRTLSSDENEFDLTKEQERWVVGIMLSVTLVKLLLMVYCRSFTNEIVKAYAQDHFFDVVTNIIGLIAALLANYMEDWMDPVGAIILALYTIRTWSMTVLENVNSLVGKSATPDYLKKLTYLCWNHHKAVRHIDTVRAYTFGSHYFVEVDIVLPASMPLQEAHDIGESLQVKLELLPEIERAFVHLDYEYTHKPEHAQSLP